The sequence TTACGGTCGCTAGTGAAAGGCAGTGTTCGAACGATTTCGCTGTTTTCTAATAACTGATTTTTCGTGACACCGGCTTTTTGTCCTAAGACGTTCAAAGCAATTTCAGTTGGATTACCAAAAGGTTTGAATTCACCGTCTTCTTCTTTGATCACGGCTTCGTTACAAAGAACCGCACCAGTCAAGAAAGCTGAATTGGTAGGCTTGATTCCATCAGAATTAGTGATTTTACCAGTTGGAGCGTAACCTAATCCGGAAACATCGAAAACAGCATTTCCATCATAGAATTTCGTGGCGGTCATTTCATTTTGCGTTAAAGTCCCAGTTTTATCAGAACAGATGTAAGAAGTACTACCTAGTGTTTCTACACTGTCGAGTGATTTGATGAGACCTTTATTCTTGGCCATTTTACTGGCACCGATAGTTAAAACGATTGATAAAACAGCAGGTAAAGCATCAGGGATAGACGCTACTGCTAAAGCGATCGAGGTTGATAATACGGAAGTGATAGAATTGATACTCAATTCTCCAGCACGAATAATTCCGATGATAAAAGTTAAAATTACGATTCCACCGGAGACTTTCATCAAAGTTTTAGTTAATTTATTAATAGTATTTTGTAGTGGAGAAACTTTATCGTCGACTGATTCGATCAATTTGGCGATGTTACCTAATTCAGTGTTGGCACCAATTCCCACGACGATTCCGACACCTTGACCATTGGCAACTGTTGAACCGGAATAACCCATATTGGTACGGTCACCAAGTTGAGCATCTTGATCAATAACTTCGGGATTTTTTTGAATAGCATCGGCTTCACCAGTTAAATGAGATTCGATAACTTGGAGCTCGTCAGTTTGAAGCCAACGAACATCAGCCTCGACGAAGTCTCCCAATTGAACTTTTAACAAATCGCCGACGACAATTTCACTAGTCGAAATACTTTGCCATTCACCATCTCGAAAGACAGTCGCTGAACGATCATTCATTTCTTTCAGGGCATCGAGACTCTTTTGAGCGCTGATTTCTTGCCAAAATCCTAAGAAGGCATTGATGATAATCAAAATTAAAATTGCGATAGCTTCATATAATGATTCAAAGCCGTGTTGAGGATTGGGCTGAGTTTGGAAAGCGTAGATGGAACTAGCAAACGATAAGATGACGGCGCCTAACAAAACAATAACGATGGGTTCTTTAAAACTACGCAAAAAAATCTTCCAATAGGGGTCGTTTTGCTTTTCAGGTAGTTTGTTTTCTCCATAGAGTTTTCGATTTTGTTGGACTTGGTCGTTGATTAAACCAGTGTTTTCATCAACTAGGAGTTTTGCTAACACCTCATCTTTAGTTTGTTGGTAAAACTTCTTCATAAATTCAGTCCTTTCAATTTTAGGCCGAAAAAAAGCGCAAACTTCAAGAAACTTCCTTACCCTCGGAAGTGTTATCTTGAAAGCTTGCGCTCAACCTAGTTATATTTATCTGTAAGACAATTGTATCATTTATTTAAAAAACACGCTAATCAGGTGTTTGGTTAGATAGCATTTTTAGAAATAAATTTAGTATTAGGATTGGAACCTGTGTAATTGTAGAGTTGATTGAATTGGTCCATTGTACCGTAATTCCAATCAGCGTCAAAGGCAGCATGATATTCAGTCATACCTAAACCAACATTAGGACCACTGTAAAGAAGAGCTGCTCTGTGGCCAAAGTGACCTGGTTGTCCAATAGGAGTTCTATTTTTATCGTCATCGTAGAAATCTTTAAGGATAAAGTAGGCAACATCTTTATCTGATTGAATTCCTTCTGTTTCTATTAGATAAGAGAGACCAGCGGTAGATAAGTTTTCAGAAGTATCTCTAGTGGCAGTACTGTGATCTAATTGAGCTGGAATTTGTTGCTCTGCTCTTTGTTGAGCATAGTTAATCATATCCGTTGTCCCTTGTACTGGAGCTAGTCCGTTAGCAGCATGTAAAGCATTCAAATATTTAATGAAGTAATTGTTGATATTTTGTAAATTTGGAACATAATCTTTTAGAGTATTGTTAGTTGTATCATCATCAGGATTTTTATCTAAAGTAGCAAAGTTACCAATATAAATAGGCGTAGGTAATTCCCCGTTGAATTTTAGATACGTTGTTTCAACATATTCGTGAGATGAAATTTGAACATAATGTTGATTGTATTTATTGATAATGTGTTTACCGATAGCCCAACTGGTGCCCGCTGGAAGCATCTTTCCATTAATATCATTTATTTGGTCATTATAAATAAATGGTGAGATGATACCAACGACTGTACCAATTAATTTTTTATTAGCATTACTGTCTTTTAGTGAAGAATCGCTTGCCTTTAAATATTCATTGGTAGCGACTTGATACATAGTTTCGTCATGAAAATTGACGATTTTTCCCACAAGCCATGGAGTGTTAGGAGCTAAAGCACGGTTGCGGATCAATAAACCACTGTCGGTATAAAGTCTAGCCGGTGTGCTAGTTGTAACAGTTGCGACAGAAGTTGCTTCAGCGTCTTTTTGAGACATTACTAAAGCTCCAGTAGTAGCCATTGCCAATGCAGCAATGATTGTAGCTGATTTTCCAAATTTCATAAAAAAAATCCCCCTATAATTTTTTCCTAAGTATCGGATGATTTAATCATAGGTGGATTTTATAAATATTTCAATACGATTTTAAATAAAATAATCACGATAATCTTCGATATAATCCTTGATATTTCTAGGTTTATGACCGAGGACTTTTTCAGCAGTATCGGTGACTTCTTTGGCATTGCCTAATTGGGTAATCAAGTAGAGCATCACCATCACGTTGACAAAATCCTTTTTGAGACCACGTTTTAGCATCGTTTTGCGAAATTTCAATAAACTAGGTTTGCTATAAGTAATTTTGGTACCTAAAACTTGAGTCATGACCTGAGCGATTTCTTGGTAGTTCAAAGCTTGAGGACCAGTGATATTGAGCTTTTGGAAAAGATATTTGTCGTCAAGCATTGTGATACCAGCAATTTTACCAATATCGCGGGTGTCGATGAAACTTGTCCGAGAATTGCCAGCGGGGATGAAGAGGTCATGATGATTTTTGATGTCGTATAAGTGTGTTGTGTCGAGATTTTGCATGAAGAAACTAGGACGAATGAACGTGTAACGAATATTTAATTCTAGAATCATTTGTTCGATTTGATGGTGTGGTGTCATAGGATTTTTCTCAACACCTAACAGTGAAACGAAGACGATTTGGTCGATAGCGTGATTTTGAGCATAACGCAAGAATGGCAACATATCCTGTTTGGGATGTCCTAATTGTGGCGGACGTACGAAGAAGACCTTCGATACACCGTCAAAAGCGTCAGCAAAAGTAGTATTGTCCAAAAAATCAAATTTCTTAACTACAACATTTTCCATATCTTGGAATTTTTCTTGAGCTTTATCAGGATTGTGTGATCCGGCTACGATTTGAACATTTTTTTGTTTATTTAAGAACTCTATCAATGGGAAACCAATGTTACCAGTTCCACCGATAATTAGAAATTTTTCCATTATCCCACCTCAATACAATTATTTTTATCTTAATCATATATCTTTTAGTATTAGAATAATCAAAAGGAGTTGAAAAAATGAAGGTAGAAATTAAAAGAGATGGATTAACTTTACGAGGAGATTTTGTTAAACCAAAAACTGATAAATTTAATTTAGTTATTTTGATGCATGGTTTTACTTCTAATCGGGGGATAGAACCTAGTCAATTACTGTATCAATTGGCTCAACGCTTTGTGGCTGAAGGATTAGGCACATTGCGTTTTGACTTCAATGGTCATGGCGAAAGTGACGGACGTTTTCAAGATATGACGGTTTTGAATGAAATTGCCGATGGTAAAGCTATTTTGGACTACGCTCGCAGTCTTGATGGTGTCGAAAATATTTATTTACTGGGACATTCTCAAGGTGGAGTCGTGGCTAGCATGTTGGCTGGTTACTATCCTGAGAAAATTGCTAAGTTAGCTTTGTTAGCTCCGGCCGCAACTTTAAAAGATGATGCCCTAAAAGGTGACACTCAAGGCTATACGTATGATCCGAAAAATATCCCTGATACTTTACCTATCAAAAAAGGTTTAACTTTGGGTGGTTTTTACTTACGAACAGCTCAAACTTTGCCAATTTATGAGATAGCTAGTCAGTATCACGGGCCAGTTTGTTTAGTTCACGGATTGAAAGATACCGTGGTAAATAATATTGCTTCGAAACGTTACGATGACTGTTATACCAACGATAAATTGCATTTGTTAGATGATGCAGATCATGGATTTGAAATTAATAATTCTCGTCAAGAAGCTTTGAACATTGCGACAAAATTCATGTTAGATTAAAAAATAAACCTTGTTAGAATGTAGTTTTTCTACAATCTAGCAAGGTTTTTTTAGCCTTTGATTTTTAAAATATCATCTACAGGCACACGTTTTGAACGATAAGTATTAATAGTTGAATCTTGAGCATAACCAATTGCGATACCGACAACTAAAGTTTCATCGTCAGGGATATCGGTGAATTTTCTAACGACATCAGGGAAGCGAACACTGGTGTAATTAGGAATCGTATCGAGCCCTTTGTTTTGAGCGGCTAACATCAAAGTTTGACTGAAGGCCCCGGCATCAAAAATTGACCACTTGGAAGAGTTCTTCGGAATGGTGATGAAAAGCATAGCAGGAGTGCTGTATAAGTGAGAACTAGCGAAACTCATTTTCTCGTGAGCTTGATCAAAGTCGTCAAAGTGATGCACTATTTCGTGACGCCATTGTTTCATATTAGCTTGAGCGGCTTCACTCCAATCTTCTCGGTGCATGACCGGAAAGTCGGGATATCCTTTTTGAGAGTCTTTGTCTAAATAAGCTTGTTTGATATTGTCCAAAGTTTTACCAGTAGCGGCATAGACTTTCCAAGGTTGAGAGTTGACCCATGAAGGAGCTTTTTGAGCTTCTTGAACAATTTCTTTAATTAAATTCATTTTGACCGGTGTGTTTTTAAAGTCACGGACAGAATGACGGTCGTTGAGTACTTTTTCAAATTCCATATTAAACTTCCTTTTTAGTGATATTTTTGCGTAATGTTTCTAAGAATAATTTACCAACAGTTGGTAAGTTACGATTTTTATTCCAAATAATTGTGTTGGGTTCAGTCAGTTGTGGCTTTAATGGACGGAAAACCAAACCGTCGATTGAAGTCGTATCGATTAATTTATCATAGGTCAGAGCCATGCAAGCACCGGTTTTAACTAATAGTGCAGCGTTGAAGATCAAATTGTAAGTTCCGACAAAGTTGAACTGCTCAATCAAACCGTTACTCCAATCTTGGAAGGTCTTCTTACCTTGAACTTGGCGAGAAACCAACAGTGATCTACCAATTAAATCACTAGAAGAGA comes from Companilactobacillus pabuli and encodes:
- a CDS encoding nitroreductase encodes the protein MEFEKVLNDRHSVRDFKNTPVKMNLIKEIVQEAQKAPSWVNSQPWKVYAATGKTLDNIKQAYLDKDSQKGYPDFPVMHREDWSEAAQANMKQWRHEIVHHFDDFDQAHEKMSFASSHLYSTPAMLFITIPKNSSKWSIFDAGAFSQTLMLAAQNKGLDTIPNYTSVRFPDVVRKFTDIPDDETLVVGIAIGYAQDSTINTYRSKRVPVDDILKIKG
- a CDS encoding alpha/beta hydrolase; translated protein: MKVEIKRDGLTLRGDFVKPKTDKFNLVILMHGFTSNRGIEPSQLLYQLAQRFVAEGLGTLRFDFNGHGESDGRFQDMTVLNEIADGKAILDYARSLDGVENIYLLGHSQGGVVASMLAGYYPEKIAKLALLAPAATLKDDALKGDTQGYTYDPKNIPDTLPIKKGLTLGGFYLRTAQTLPIYEIASQYHGPVCLVHGLKDTVVNNIASKRYDDCYTNDKLHLLDDADHGFEINNSRQEALNIATKFMLD
- a CDS encoding SDR family oxidoreductase; translation: MEKFLIIGGTGNIGFPLIEFLNKQKNVQIVAGSHNPDKAQEKFQDMENVVVKKFDFLDNTTFADAFDGVSKVFFVRPPQLGHPKQDMLPFLRYAQNHAIDQIVFVSLLGVEKNPMTPHHQIEQMILELNIRYTFIRPSFFMQNLDTTHLYDIKNHHDLFIPAGNSRTSFIDTRDIGKIAGITMLDDKYLFQKLNITGPQALNYQEIAQVMTQVLGTKITYSKPSLLKFRKTMLKRGLKKDFVNVMVMLYLITQLGNAKEVTDTAEKVLGHKPRNIKDYIEDYRDYFI